The genomic region ACTGCTCGGCATAATCGGCCAGCAGGCCGGGGCTCAAATGCGCGTAAATCTGCACCTGCGCCAGTGACGACCAACCGCCTAATTCCTGCAAGACATGCAGCGGCGTGCCGGCCTGCAGTGCCAGCTCGCCCAGGTATGGCGCAGATCATGCCAGCGGAACGGCGCGATGCCGGCTGCCCTCACGGCCTTGCGCCAGGCTAGGGTGTTGACCTGCCAAACCGGCTCGCCCTTGTAGGCGAATACATACTCGGGATGCTGACCGCGTTGACCGGCTAGAATCGCCAGCGCATCGCGACTTAGCGGCACGGCAATACCCCGCTTGCCCTTGGCGGACGCGCCTGTCACCCACGCGCAGGTGCGCGCCATATCGCCTTTATTCCATTTGAGCAACGAGACGT from Gammaproteobacteria bacterium harbors:
- a CDS encoding tyrosine-type recombinase/integrase, coding for MRRDKTATSSKATCNRYMACVRAILKKSCEWGWLKQCPKVAMYALEAREPRWITPDEFDALYAVLPPHQAVLAHFGVTTGLRQRNVSLLKWNKGDMARTCAWVTGASAKGKRGIAVPLSRDALAILAGQRGQHPEYVFAYKGEPVWQVNTLAWRKAVRAAGIAPFRWHDLRHTWASWHCRPARRCMSCRN